ACGGCACGGCAACCGGATCGATTTGCACTCACCGCGCCAGAGGATGCGGCGAGTGCGCGGACGCTCGCGCGCCCGGCGCCACGGCCGCCTCATCTCCCGGCTCCGCGGACAGATCGCGCTTGAAAGTCTCTGCGAGGAAAAACGCGCACACGAGGCTCAGCAATCCTGTCACCGCGATATAGATCGAAATGGGCAACGTGTGGCCAAAGGTCGCGAACAGATAGGTGGCGATCAATGGCGTCGGTCCCGACGTGATGATGCCGGCGATTTGATACGGCAGCGAAGCACCTGTATAACGCACCCGGGTCCCGAACAGTTCAGCGAACCACGTCGATTGCACGCCGTACACCGACGCCTGGCTCAACGCGATGCCGCAGACGTACGCCACGAAAATCAAAGTCGGATTGCGTGTGTCGAGCAACGGGAAGAACGCGAATCCATAGATTGCCACGAATACCGCGCCGAGCATGAAGACGGTCCGGCGTCCGATAGCGTCCGACAGCTTGCCGAACAGCGGCAGCGTGAACAGCGCAACCACGCAGCCCACAATGATGGCGTTCAGCAGCAGTCCGCGCGACAAGCCGAGCCGCGTCGTTCCGTACACCAGCACGAACACGTTGATCACGTTGAAGGTGATGTCGACCGCGAAGCGCGTGCCGATCGTCAGCACGAGGTCTTTCGGATGCCGGCGCAGCAATTCGATCAGCGGCGCTTTCACGACCTGCCTGCTCGCCTTGATCTGTTCGAATACCGGCGACTCCATGACGCGCAGGCGGATGAACAGGCCGATCGCGATCAGCGCGACGCTCAGCAGGAACGGCAGGCGCCATCCCCAAGAGTAGAACGCCTCCGACGGCAGACTCGAGACGGCTTTGAACACGGCGGTCGAGAGCATCAATCCGAGCGGCACGCCCAATTGCGGGAACGCGCCGAAGAAACCACGTTTTCTGGCCGGTGCCGTTTCGACCACCATCAGCACCGCCCCGCCCCATTCGCCGCCGACGCCGAGCCCTTGCAGGAAGCGCATCGCGACCAGCAGCATCGGCGCCCAGACGCCGATCGAGGCGTAAGTCGGCAGCAGGCCGATCACGAAGGTGCCGACGCCCATGATCGTCAGCGTCGCGACGAGCGTCGCCTTACGTCCGATGCGATCGCCGAAGTGCCCGAAAAACACGGCGCCGAAGGGCCGGGCGAGATAGCCGACCGCAAAACTTCCGAACGCCGCGATGGTGCCGACCATCGGATCGAACGAGGGAAAGAACAGCTTGGCGAAGACCAGCGCCGAAGCGGTGGCATAGAGAAAAAAGTCGTACCACTCGATAGCGGTCCCGACCACCGAGGCGACCAGCACACGGTTGACGGCCGACCGACCGATAACCGGCGCGTTGCCGGATGAAATGGGCGATGTTTTCACGTCTCCTCCCTTCTCTGGGAATCTATGTTTTGAACTGCTGCGTGTCGGCGGCGCAGGGCCGCCCGCACGTTACGATCAGTTCACTGTGCTCACCAGTGCAGTTCCATCGGGAAATGGTCGAGCGTTTCGACGCCGCCCGAGGTCAACCGCACGATACGTTCCGTGCGCAGGCCGCCGACGTTCGGCACCGTGATCGTCGCCTTCAGCGTAAAGACCATGTTTTCCTGCAGCACGGTCCTGTTGCCCGGCCCGATCCACGGCGCTTCTTCTTCCGGGTCCATGCCGGTGCCGTGACCGGTGCCATGGCCGCGCGCTTCGCTCGAGTATTGCTCGTAGTTCGACTTCACCAGCGCCTGCTGGATCACCGCGTTCAACTCCATGGCCGCCATGCCGGGACGCGCGGCGGCCAGCCCCGCTTCGACCGCGCGCGCCGCTGCCGCGACGATCGCCATCTTCTCTGGATTCGCCGGACCGTAGGTAAAACCGCGTCCGCCGTCGGCCACGTACCCACGATAACGCGCACCGATGTCGGTCATGATGAGGTCGCCCGGTTGCAGGATGCGGTCGGTGGGGCGCGCCAGGTTATACGCCGAGCGCGGACCGGATTGCACCATCGAATCGAACGCGGTCCGGTCCGCGCCTCCCGCGAGCATCGCGCGGTCGGCGATCAAAGCGAGTTCGCGCTCGGTGTAGGGACGGCCGTCGGCGAGCGCGTCGCGAATCGCGGCCATCGCCGAATCGGTCAAGGCCGCGGCTTTGCGCATCAGCGCGACCTCGGGCTCGCTTTTGATCGCCTTGATCTCGGCCAGCACCATCGTCGGTTCGAGCTTCAGTTCGCCGAGACCGGCGTTCAGGCGCTGCAACAGGTCCGCGGGGATATAGGCGGCGCCAGCGAGGCCGACCGTGCCGCTGCGGTGCCGCGCAGAAAAGGCCTGCACCTGTTGCGTGACTTCACGCAGACTGCGCACCTCGAAGGCGGTCACGCTCGTCGCGTAATCGAAGCATTGATCCGACACGAACAGCACGGGGTCGCCGTCCACCGGCAGCAGCAGGATCGCATTGGCAATGTCCGAGACGCCGTCGAGCGGGCGGAACTCGGTGAAGTAGCCGATGTTCGCGCCACGCCAGCAATCGCCGAATGCAAGCAGGCCGACCAGGCCCGCCTTGTCGAGCGCGCTGCGGACCTTGGCGACGCGGCCGAGGAATTCGTCGGTGGTGATGCCTTCCGGCGGGATGTCTGCAGTACGGATGTTCATTACCTCTTCGCCTCCTGTGCGGCTGCATGCGCGGATGCTGGATGCAGCCGGTCTCGATGCCCATGATGGGAAACCGCCCGCCTTGAAATGCAGGGCGACTGCTGCATAGTAGGATTGTTCGATATGCTTTTATAATGAAAAATAACGCAAGATCTATATCAATACGGAATACATGGAGGCGGCATCGTGAGCTCGGCACTTCATCCGGACAGCGGCGCGGGGGTCATCGCGCCGGGCCGCTTCGACCCCACGCGCCTGAAGACGCGCCAATTGGCCCTGATCGTTCAGCTCGACACCCATCGCTCGGTATTGCGCGCGGCGGACGCCGCGCACATGACCCAACCCGGGGCGACCAAGTTGCTGCGGGAACTGGAAGAGACGATGGGTGTGCCATTGTTCGAACGCCATCCGCGCGGTGTCGAGCCCACCTGGTACGGCGAGGTGCTGATCCGCCATGCGCGCAGCGTGCTGGCGGAGCTGCAGCACGCGTACGACGAAGTGTCCGCGCTCAAAGCCGGCCTGACCGGGCAGGCGATGATCGGCACCGAGGTCACGGCGGCCACCAACCTCGTGCCGCAGGCCGTGGCGCTACTCAAGAAGCGCTTTCCGCAGATTCGCGTCAACATCGAGATGGAGTTCAGCGAGGTGCTGGTGCAGCGTTTGCAGGAAGGCAAGCTGGATATGATCGTCGCGCGAATCCGCAATCCGGACGATCTGGCGGAACTGCACTACGCCCCGCTCGCAGAAGCTCAGCACGCGCTGTTCGCGCGCGTTGGCCATCCGCTCGCCAAGCGTAAGGCTCTCAGTTGGAACGAACTGGCGCCGCAAACGTGGATCCTGCCGCCGAAGGGCAACGTGATGCGTAATCAGTTCACACAACTTTTTCTCGAACGGCAGCTCGCGTTGCCAACGGATGTGGTCGAGAGCTCATCGCTGCCTGTCATCACGAGTCTGCTGCAGATCAGCGATATGATCGCGCCGCTTGCGCGCGAGCCGGTGCGCCCGTATTGCATTGCCGGCGCGCTCGAACCGCTGCCGTTCGAGCTCGATCTGAAGCTCGGGCCGGCGGGCATCGTCACACGGCGCGGGGACAGGCTCTCACCGGGTGCGCGGGCGATGCTGCAAGCGCTGCGCGAGGCCGCCGGATTCGATACCGGAACCCCCGACGCCGACAACGACTGACTTACCTGGACGGGACTCAGCGCAGGCCGTCCACGGCGAAGGTGCGCGTGGCGGTCGATTTCCTGCGCCAGCAGTTGAGCGATGGACCGCTCGCCTTACGGCACCTGTGGTGAAATCGGTTCCGCTCACAAGGCGTCACAGCCCACCGCGTTGCCCGCCATCTCCCGGACCGCCTTGGCGCCTTCGACCCGCAGCAGTTCCGGCAACGACACGCCGTTTTTCGCGGCCGTCAATTCGGCCAGTATCGACAGGGCGATCTCCGGCGGCGTCCGGCTGCCGATGTAGATGCCCACCGGCCCGTGCAGGCGCGCGAGTTCTTCATCGGTGAGATCGAACTCCTTCAAGCGCTTGCGCCGCGCCGCGTTATTGCGACGCGAACCGAGCGCACCCACGTAGAACGCAGGCGTTTTCAGCGCTTCCATCAGCGCGAGATCGTCGAGCTTCGGATCGTGCGTCAGCGCGATCACCGCAGAGCGTTCGTCGAGCTTCATGTCCATCACGGTGTCGTCGGGCATGGCGCGAACGAGGGTCGTGCCGGGCACGTTCCACTCGTCCGTATATTCCTCGCGCGGATCGCATACCGTGACCTGATAATCGAGCCCCACCGCGATGCGGCACAGATAGCGCGACAACTGTCCCGCGCCGATCACCAGCATCCGGTAACGGGGCCCATGGATGCTCAGCAGCGTCGTCCCGTCGAACAGAAGACCGTCCGTCGCCTGCGCGGGTTCGAGGCGCGCAGCCCCCGTCGCCATGTCGAGCGTGCGCGCGACGAGCCTGCCTGCCTCCACCGCTGCACACAGCCCGGCGATATCGCTCGCGAGCGTCAACGGCTCCAGCACGAGCTGAATGGTGCCGCCGCAAGGCAGGCCGAAGCGATGCGCCTCCTGCGCGCTGACGCCGTACTTCAGCACCTGCGGACTTTCCTGTTCGATGCCTCGCTGCCGCACGCGATCGATCAGATCGTCTTCGATGCATCCGCCCGACACCGACCCGACCACCTGCCCATCGGCGCGCACCGCGAGCATCGCGCCCACGGGACGCGGTGACGATCCCCACGTCTTCACGACCGTCACCAGCAGCACGCGATGCCCGTCTGCCAGCCATCGCGCGCTGCTTTTCAGGACTTCGAGATCCACGCTATCCATTGACTCGCCTCCCTGCCGTTCACCGCAACGGCGCGATACCTTCCGCCACGCCGGCCGGCATGCAAATGTGCTTCAACTCGGTGAAGTCCGCCAGCGCATCGTAGCCGTGCAGCCGACCCAGTCCGCTTTGGCGATACCCGCCCGTTTCGGCTTCGGCGAAAAGCTTGTTGTGGTCGTTGATCCACACCGTGCCGTTGCGCAGCGCACGCGCGACGCGCAATGCGCGCGCTCCGTCGTGCGTCCATACGCTCGCCGAGAGACCGAAGACCGTGTCGTTGGCTTTCTCGATCGCTTCCATTTCGTTCTCAAAGACCTCCAGCGTGACGAACGGGCCAAATATCTCGTCCTGGCAAAAGAACGCCTTCGGATCGTCATGCTCGACGAGCGTCGGCGACAGAAACGCGTGCCCCGAGCAAGTGCCTCGCAGCAGCACACGCTCGGCCGTTCCGCACGCGCGCTCGATCGTCCGTGCCACCGCATCGCGCGTCGTGCCGTCGATGAGCGCGCCGATATCCGTCGCCGGATCGATGCCCGGTCCAACGCGCAGCGACGCAAGCGCCGACGCGAGGTGCTCGCGCATCTCCGCGGCGCGCGACGCATGAACCAGCACCCGGCGCGCCGCCGTGCATTGCTGCCCGGAGATGATCGTCGCGGCGCGCGCGAGACGCGGCGCTATCGCCGCAATGTCGGCATCGTCGAAGACGACGCAGCATGACTTGCCGCCAAGTTCGAGCGACAGCTTCTTCATGCTGTCGGCAGCGGCCGCCATGATCTTCTTGCCCGTCGCCGTCGATCCCGTGAAGCTCACCACGTCGACGCCGTGCGAATCGACGAGCCGCTGGCTGGCCGCGTATCCGCGTTCGTTGACGAGGTTCACCGCGCCTTCAGGCAACGCCGTGTGTTCGAAGCAGCGCAACATCGCGGCCGTGAGCAGCGACGTTTGCGCCGCCGGTTTGACGATCGCCGTGCAGCCGGCCGCGAGAGCGGGCGCGAGCGAGCGCACGAGCAGCACGGCGGGCGCGTTCCAAGGCACGATGATCGCCGCGACGCCGGCCGCTTCGCGCAGCATCGTCGATATCGTGCCCGGTTCCGGTTCGAGCACGTGCCCGGCAATATGGCGCGCGAGCCCCGCGTAATAGCGCACCTCCGATATCGCGCCGGCAATCTCGCCGCGCGATTGCGCGATCGCCTTGCCGTTTTCGCGCGTGAGCAGCGTCGCGAGCATGTCGCGTTCGGCTTCGAGCGCCGAAGCCCAGCCGAGCAGCACGTCCTGGCGCAAGCGCGCGTCTTGCGCCCATGTCGTGCGATCGAACGCGTGGCGAGCGGCGGCAATGGCGGCATCGGCTTCGCTCGATCCGCCGTCGGCGAACCGGCCGATGGCCTCGCCCGTCGCGGGATCGATGCTGTCGATGTTGGGCGTGCCGGTCCATTCGCCGGCAATCCAGTGTCGTGCGTTCATGAAGATCGTTCCTTGATGGTGTGTGAGGGCTCGTCGCCCG
The nucleotide sequence above comes from Paraburkholderia youngii. Encoded proteins:
- a CDS encoding MFS transporter is translated as MKTSPISSGNAPVIGRSAVNRVLVASVVGTAIEWYDFFLYATASALVFAKLFFPSFDPMVGTIAAFGSFAVGYLARPFGAVFFGHFGDRIGRKATLVATLTIMGVGTFVIGLLPTYASIGVWAPMLLVAMRFLQGLGVGGEWGGAVLMVVETAPARKRGFFGAFPQLGVPLGLMLSTAVFKAVSSLPSEAFYSWGWRLPFLLSVALIAIGLFIRLRVMESPVFEQIKASRQVVKAPLIELLRRHPKDLVLTIGTRFAVDITFNVINVFVLVYGTTRLGLSRGLLLNAIIVGCVVALFTLPLFGKLSDAIGRRTVFMLGAVFVAIYGFAFFPLLDTRNPTLIFVAYVCGIALSQASVYGVQSTWFAELFGTRVRYTGASLPYQIAGIITSGPTPLIATYLFATFGHTLPISIYIAVTGLLSLVCAFFLAETFKRDLSAEPGDEAAVAPGARASAHSPHPLAR
- a CDS encoding M24 family metallopeptidase; the encoded protein is MNIRTADIPPEGITTDEFLGRVAKVRSALDKAGLVGLLAFGDCWRGANIGYFTEFRPLDGVSDIANAILLLPVDGDPVLFVSDQCFDYATSVTAFEVRSLREVTQQVQAFSARHRSGTVGLAGAAYIPADLLQRLNAGLGELKLEPTMVLAEIKAIKSEPEVALMRKAAALTDSAMAAIRDALADGRPYTERELALIADRAMLAGGADRTAFDSMVQSGPRSAYNLARPTDRILQPGDLIMTDIGARYRGYVADGGRGFTYGPANPEKMAIVAAAARAVEAGLAAARPGMAAMELNAVIQQALVKSNYEQYSSEARGHGTGHGTGMDPEEEAPWIGPGNRTVLQENMVFTLKATITVPNVGGLRTERIVRLTSGGVETLDHFPMELHW
- a CDS encoding LysR substrate-binding domain-containing protein; the encoded protein is MSSALHPDSGAGVIAPGRFDPTRLKTRQLALIVQLDTHRSVLRAADAAHMTQPGATKLLRELEETMGVPLFERHPRGVEPTWYGEVLIRHARSVLAELQHAYDEVSALKAGLTGQAMIGTEVTAATNLVPQAVALLKKRFPQIRVNIEMEFSEVLVQRLQEGKLDMIVARIRNPDDLAELHYAPLAEAQHALFARVGHPLAKRKALSWNELAPQTWILPPKGNVMRNQFTQLFLERQLALPTDVVESSSLPVITSLLQISDMIAPLAREPVRPYCIAGALEPLPFELDLKLGPAGIVTRRGDRLSPGARAMLQALREAAGFDTGTPDADND
- a CDS encoding XdhC family protein is translated as MDSVDLEVLKSSARWLADGHRVLLVTVVKTWGSSPRPVGAMLAVRADGQVVGSVSGGCIEDDLIDRVRQRGIEQESPQVLKYGVSAQEAHRFGLPCGGTIQLVLEPLTLASDIAGLCAAVEAGRLVARTLDMATGAARLEPAQATDGLLFDGTTLLSIHGPRYRMLVIGAGQLSRYLCRIAVGLDYQVTVCDPREEYTDEWNVPGTTLVRAMPDDTVMDMKLDERSAVIALTHDPKLDDLALMEALKTPAFYVGALGSRRNNAARRKRLKEFDLTDEELARLHGPVGIYIGSRTPPEIALSILAELTAAKNGVSLPELLRVEGAKAVREMAGNAVGCDAL
- a CDS encoding aldehyde dehydrogenase family protein codes for the protein MNARHWIAGEWTGTPNIDSIDPATGEAIGRFADGGSSEADAAIAAARHAFDRTTWAQDARLRQDVLLGWASALEAERDMLATLLTRENGKAIAQSRGEIAGAISEVRYYAGLARHIAGHVLEPEPGTISTMLREAAGVAAIIVPWNAPAVLLVRSLAPALAAGCTAIVKPAAQTSLLTAAMLRCFEHTALPEGAVNLVNERGYAASQRLVDSHGVDVVSFTGSTATGKKIMAAAADSMKKLSLELGGKSCCVVFDDADIAAIAPRLARAATIISGQQCTAARRVLVHASRAAEMREHLASALASLRVGPGIDPATDIGALIDGTTRDAVARTIERACGTAERVLLRGTCSGHAFLSPTLVEHDDPKAFFCQDEIFGPFVTLEVFENEMEAIEKANDTVFGLSASVWTHDGARALRVARALRNGTVWINDHNKLFAEAETGGYRQSGLGRLHGYDALADFTELKHICMPAGVAEGIAPLR